The following is a genomic window from Mycteria americana isolate JAX WOST 10 ecotype Jacksonville Zoo and Gardens chromosome 14, USCA_MyAme_1.0, whole genome shotgun sequence.
AGCTGAGGCTGCTTGTCTCCGTGGTGGATAAAGTAGGCCGCTGCCACCTACACCAGCTGAGGAAACAAAATGTTATATGCCCGTGTCAGGCCAGTGAATCAGCAGCTCTGTGTTAAAGCAGCTTTGGTGCTAAACCCGTGCTAATTTCAGCAGGTGTCTGGGTACAGGGATTCCTGTGTTTTGATAAAACCGGGTAACTGGTTTGTTGGGAACCAGGCCCTTTTAACTCCTTTTGTTACTAAATGTGTACCTTAGTGAAGGGTATATTCAGGTCTTGGTTTTGCAAGCAAAAATGTAGCTTTCACTAGTAAGTGTTTTTAAACGCTTGCTGTTTTTCACAAATCTTGATATTTAGGTTTACGAAACAGCTGTAACAATGCAAAATATGAGTATTTGCTCagctatattctttttttttcttgctgctgaatGGACTTATGTAATTAACAAACAGTATAGATCTGCGTTACGCCTGTGGCAAATGTTCAAGTGAAACGTTCTGCAAGTATGAGCATTAGTAAAGCTGAAAGCTTTGAATGTGAGAGTTGAACAAACAGCTAAATTAACTTGTGTGCAAATAGAGATAAAGGTTGTACTGAACTCAGTATGAGGAAGGGCAAAATTTGAAATTCCCTTGTCTGATGCAGTAGGCTTGGGAGGCAGGAAGGGGTTGTCTCTGTTAGATGGTAGCGTTATTTAcccacagctgaaaataaaaataaaagagttaGCAAGTAAACTGGGGACATCTTACAGAAGACAACAAGCTCCAGTGACACTCATTACAactcacaggctgctgtgggatGTCTATAGAGACATGACATGATTGTAATTTGTGATAAATCTTTCTGCTTGCTACACCCATTTGCTGGGTTTGGCTTTATGCAATTACACAGTTGCTTAGCATAGGAAGGAGAGCAACTTCACCTTCATTGCCTTCAGCTTTTGCTGTCTAGCAGTCCTGCTGAACTCCAAAGCACGTTATTTAGGTGACTCTTCACTGATCACGTTACCTTTGTACCTTCTTGGGTGCTTCCCGCTGGAGTTGGTGGAAGCTCCTGTGTTCCGGTAGATGATGGTTGGTGTTATTTGACGTAGGCAGCATGGCAGGACTGGCTGAGCACAGAGGTCGCGGGCAATCAGTGTGCTTCAGCTGCTGTCTGGCAACATGGCATCTAAGGGTAGTGTGCTCTTCCTAGATCCCATCGTGAAAGACCAAGCTCGGATGGGCTCATCCAACATGCCGGGTGGCAGCACTCCTGTCAGCAGTGCGAGTATGATGTCAGGTCAGTTCTGCTCTTGACTCTTCTTGGTGCATGGCATTTTACAGCACTTATACGCGCTGTGTGGATGTGAGGATGCAGGAGGGTGAGTTCTGCAGGTGGGGCATTAGATCATCTGGGACCAATGACAAGGGCAAGGAGGGCTACAAAGAAGTGGGTGGGAGAGCGTGATAAATAAGGCCTCGCTGCAGCCTGACCTGCTTTTCTGgtctcattttaaaaagtgctttgcaGTTGGATTTTTTGGCAGCAGTTTGAAGGAGAGTGATCCTGCCATACATCTGCCTGCAGTGACACTTGTATGTATACAAACCTGCGCTCTTTTCAGAGGCTGCAGGGAACACTGACAGATCTTTAATCTCAGCTTATTTTGGCAGCTCTGAAAACGTCGCAAAGCGGCAGCAAACTGACCTGCAAAGAGACCGCTTCATTTAAGAAGCTGAGCTGTCCTGGATAGCGATGCACTGGTTTCACTCTAATTCCTGCTTACCTGTCTCTCTTGCAGGGATTTCTTCAGTGCCAACACCTTCACCCCTTGGACCTCTAGCAGGCTCACCCGTCATTTCTGCCACCACCACTCTGGGGATGCCCgttccagctgctgcaggcgCTCAGCAGTAGTGATGGgctctgtctcctgctgcctgAGCTGAGTCAGGTGGGGAAGAGGTTTCCCCCTCCACCTCTCCTCAGGACGCAGCTCGTgcctggcaggggaagggaggggatgaACGCTTTGGAGGCACCGTGTCTGAACTGTTGCTTGTGGATTTATAGTAGTTCAGTCATTATATACAAAATTATTAtaggctgatttttctttttttacttgaaCTTTTCGTAACTCAGGGGATTCCCTGAAAATACCTACAAATGGAATATTTCTCGGacagttcccccctccccctctccccaccccccccccccccccaaaaaaaaaaaaaagtactcttcATTTAAGAACAAAGATGAATCAACAGCATTTCCAAGCTCTTGCATCCTGCTGGAAATCTCTTCTCTTCATGTTCCCACCATTACTCCTCCACGAGCCTACACCTTGGGGGATTGTGCTGTTCTCCAGAGACTACCAAACCAAGTCTTCgtgaggcaggggagggggattCTTAAAGTACCGCTCACTTTAACCCCATGTCCTGCATATGACTCAGCCGGGGTACGCTGAGGAGACAATTCCAGTATGGAGAGGTGGTATAAGCTTAAAAGGAGTAAGTGCAGATAATGTCTGAAACCCTAATTGGATTGAATCATGTCTCCTTAGGAGCCAACCAGAATGCCAACTCACCCCCTTGCATGTAATTTTAGTCTTAAAAGATGAAGTTACTGATCCAATTGGAGTCCTTGCCACCTCCTGAGAAAGGTGCTCCTGTAGAGTGAGCCGTACTCTAATCAGCCCCTTTCTCACAGAGGGTTCTTCCTGCCATTGCTTGGCTTGGATCTCTGGAATTAGTTTGTTATTGGGtatattgtttttataaattgTTTATATAGGTTTCAAGCTGGTGGCTACTTAAAGCTGGAAAAATCAGACTGCGCCAAGTCCGATATCACATCTTCACCCACCATCCCCTCCCTCACGTGCCATGTGGTGAGAATACCAGTTACCTCACAGTCTTGTAAATATGCACTGAGAGGAAGGAGCGAGCAGACGTTAACTTAAACTGAAATGGTAGATCAGTAATTGTGGACAAATATTATCATTGACAACGGAAAAGCACCCTTGTTACAGCCCTGCTACCCCTTGCTGTGTATATATACTTTGTCCTTCATATGTGAAAGATCCAGTGTTGGAATTCTTTGGTGTAAAtaaacatttggttttatttatcgAGGTTAGATTTAAGTTCCCTGTGTAGAGGCCTCCCTGGGGCGGCGGTACACTTTGACACAGGAGTGCCCGGCAGCCTCCCCGCGCGTACTGGGGAGGCCGTGTCCCTGTTCACACGCACCTGCAAGGTGAGCAGCGCAGAGAAGCCTTACACAAACGTCACAAGCCAAAGTACCTCCTGGGAGAAGGATCTTTTTGCCATAAAACCCTCCTCTTCCGTCTCGGCCCTGAtggatggggaggggagatgCTGAACCAAGCcttagttttgtgtgtgtgttgccGTTTGCTGGATTTCGATGCCTTGGTTTCGGTCACGTCATGCTCGCAGGGCTCCGCTGGAGCGGCTGTAACCACGGTGGCACCCGTCCCTCTCGGTGACCTCCCGTCCTCAAGCCATCGCAGCAGTTGCTTGCCCTGGGCATTGAGTGCGCTCCCCGTTCCTCAGCAAGTGCTGAAGCCTTCGGCTCCTGCTTGTCCTCCGAGCACCCAGCCCTCCTTGGCTCCTCTTTGGGGGGGGTGATGGCCACGTACTTCCATGTTCCTTCCGTTAATTTTGCAAGATAGGGTGGAGCGTGTGGGCCGGGTTAAACCGACTGAAGAGAAACGGGGCAGGAGAACATGAAACATCCTCCTTTCTGTGAGGATCACTGGCAGGGGAGATGAGGTTTTTCACGAGCACCAGGGTAGCTTTCTCCTCCATGACTTCATCCGCTGGAAATACTTCGTATTTTATGTCCTAGAATGATGTGAAAGTTGGACCGTGTTGACCGTTTCCTTGATGTGCTGTAACGTAAAAGCACCCACTATGCCAAAAATACAGCTTGCCGTGGTTTGCGCTAGGTTGTGAGCTACGCGGGACGTTCAACCCGCTGCTTTCCTGTTATTTTCACCTTGAGGGAGGTTTGCAAACCGGAGCGCCGGCGGCTCCCTCCGAGCTTAAAGACGGGGGTAAGCCGTACGCAAGAGGGGACGGTCGACGGTCCCGATGCCCCTCAGCCCTCGCGCGAGGAAGCACGGAAGGCGGTGCGCGGAGGGACGTTTCTGGACGCGACGAGCCCTCGCACCGGGCGCTTGCTGTCGGCGCGGCCGCTGCCTCGCTGCTCCTCGCAGCGGCGGGATCCAGAGGGGTTTCTTTAAGGGTATTTTTTTATGGGGGTGCCAGCAGCACTGGTGGATGTATTAACCACCCCTGACGGCGCTGGGAGGAAGCCGTGCGCGGAGGCCtcggggttttttgttgtttttttttttttttaatacaaaatttgaaAGAAACGGCCCAGCGCGGGGAGAGAGCACGTGCCGCCCGCTCCCCTCTGCGCATGCGCAGCCGCGCCGCGCCCTCTTCTGCACATGTGATCCGCCTCAAAGAGATGCGCCTGCGTATTGAGGCGCCGTGACGTCCCGCCCGCGcgccggcggcggaggggcggggggaggtggGCGGGGGCGGGACGGGACCGGACGGTGCGGGGAGCGcggagccccagcccggcccggtcCGGTCTCCGGCCCGGCATGCGCCGCAGCGCCAGGGAACATGGCCCGGTGGAGCCCGCCGCGCAACGGTGGTGGCGGCCACGGtacgggctgggctgggctgggccgggcctagcgagcgggcgggcgggcgggcgggcggggggcgcccgTTCCTCTGAGGCAGGTGGGGGCTGGAGCGCCCCCTGCAGGCGCGGCGGCGCCCCCtagcggcggggcggggctcggCGCTCCGCTCGGAGCCgccccggcgggaggcggcggggaccGGCCCAGGGGGGCCCGGATCCTCCGCTCGGGCCCACCCCCCCCCGCGGCTGCGGAACCGTCCCTCGGCGCGGGAGCGGGCTGCCTCGCCAGGCCCCGGGCTCGGGcaggcggggagcagccggggctgcggtTTGGCCGCTGCCTGACTCGAGGCCGGGCCCTTGAGCTCTCCGGGCTTCGCTCTTCCAGGCCGGCCGTCGTGGCAGTAGCCGGGGGGGGCcctgcggcagcgccgggggggggccTGGCCCTGCGAAGCGTTGTGTAAGTGCCGGTGCCTGCGCGTCGCTTCAGCCGTTGGGAACGCGGGGCTGCTTCCCGCTCCGGAACCGCGCTCGGGTTCTCCGCAGGCAGGCGGGTGCTGTGCTCGGGTGCTGTCAGTGAGAACTCTTCCAGGCACTGTTTTTAGCCGCGGGAGTAAATAAAAATCCACTCGCAGCCGGTCCGGTGGACCTTTCGTGACGGTAGGGTTTGAGTTACGGTGCCATAAGCCCCCGCGCTCTGAGCTTGTGTTTCTGTTCCTCCTTCTAAGTGTGACTGACGCTGTGAGTTAAGGTTTTGTGGGTacacaaaaaaagttttgaaatacaatttttttcggTAATAGTTGTGGCTATTGTCCGCTGTGCGTTTGAACAGTGTAAATATTGGGATGTTTGCCAGTAAAATCTCAGAAGAGCCCACCATACGTGCTCCTTCCTTCGTACTACTCCTTAAGTTCTTTGTGTGTGAACAGGAGTTTCTTCTTCCATCGgctttgtctcctccttcccgAGGCTTCGGTATGTGACAGCCCAGTGTCTGCGTGTCGCAGCGGAACGGCCGGCTGAGTGGAGCTGCTTTCTGTTCGTGTGCAAATAACTTTGCTTGCACAAGGGGCGGGAAAGGAAATTGTGGTCACTGGCTGAGCGTTAGAAGCTTTAACATTACCAGGAACTTGCTGTTTGGAGGGGAGCTGGAGACCTGTCGTAGGCTGTTACAGCTTGTTTTCATccaaaaagtgtttaaaaagggTACTTTGAGAAGGGACAGCATCCGCCACTTGACCTACGTAGTGTCCGTGTGTCTGAGCAGCCTTCTGTCCCACTGTCTCCCGTTCAGACGGTGCAGAAAGCAGCGCTTCCAGCCAGCTGCTCGCATGCAGATCCTCGGGAGCGGGGAgagggccggggcagcgccgagACGCCGGAGGTGCCACGTGGGCAGAGGAACGCACTCCCCAAGTCGCTGCCGGGAGGGTGGGGCATTGAGAAACAGCTGTTTCTCCATCGGGATCCTTTTAATTCCTCCCACCCCAAATCCTATTCAGACACGTCTCTTATCGAACGAATCCCATTTGGATCCCAAGAGCAGTGTTAGCTGGGTCCGTTGGAAAAGCCTTTAAGTAAAGGCAGTGTTCGCGGCCTCATCCTGCACTCCGGCCACGCAGCTGCTCAGCAAAGCCTCCTTAGTGGAAACTCCTCCGGTGTGGGATATCAGGTGGCTCTCGGccacctctctccttcctcacGTGAGGCAGCGGTGACAAATACCACGATGCAGTGTGGAATAGTGTCCTTTCTCAGCTCCTCGGGAAACGCTCCCATGTCCTGTAAGTGCGTTTAACCCATCTGAAACCAGAGCACTGTGTGCTTTGTGTGTTATTCCCTTCCCTACTTGCCCCCGAGTTCACGTGCTCCACAAACCAGCGGTATTCGTTTAATACTGGCTAATCCGCGCGTATACTAATAGCTGGCAAGTTTGTGTTTGTTGGGAGAGAAGTCAATACGCTTGTGATTCGTTCACTCTGGTATAATTATGTCCTTTCTTGTGACTGTTGCTGTCGGTGGAAATGCTCAGACTTCAGCCTAGGACAGCTGCATCCAGGAGCCGCTGTCTAGCTGCGAGTCGGTAGGAACACGAAGTCCTGGTCTGAGGAAACAGTTGACACCTGAGCTGGCGGCTGCGTCAGAGAGCAAACAGTTGGAGGGTGGCTTTGCACGGCTGTCACGGTCCTGAACGGAGCTGTGATCCGTTGGGGAGTATGGGATCCGCTCGGGAAGCGGTGAGGTGCCCTCGTGAGGTGCCTGTGGAGACAGGGACGGTCAGCTGGTGGGTCACCCGCCAGGGTCATCCCTGGTCTGTCCTGGCAGGGCGTGTGCCGACTGTCCCGTGTCATCTCCCTTGTTGTGTGTGTGACATCGCTGTGAGTGGATTTTGCCCCCCTGATCTGAGCTGCTGCCCTCCGTGTGCTGGCGTTGCCTCTCAGCTTGCCTCTTTGTGGTCTTCTTACAGACTttgattttaagaagaaaagaaaagtggaGGAAATTTATCAGGCTCTGAACAGCGACCCCATCGACGTGGCCGCGCTCAGGCGGATGGCAATCAGCGAGGGGGGGCTCTTGATGGATGAGATTCGTTGCAAAGTGTGGCCGAAGCTGCTAAGTGTTAATACGGACGACCTGCCCCCTCTTCCAGGTACGGAACAGCCTGGACTCCGGTGCTTTGGAAGAACGGCTCCGTGATCTCTGTGCACGCTAGAGGAAGGATCGCAGAGGTTGAAGCACGTGTGTACGCTGCTCCCTGTGTATGCCGGTGCATTTCCCACCGAGCTTGTGTGCGATGAGGAGTCGCGCTGCAGCGTGAACGCCGTAGTTTTGCGCGCTGTGTTGTATGTAAATGGCAGATTTGGAAATACACGACTTCCTAAAAACAATGTTTCCATCGTGCTGTGAGGTTGTTACTATCTTTAGTGATAGTGATGGAAATTGGTTCACTTTGGATGCGGTTGGTGTGGCCCTGAGCCGTTAGCTGGCGTGTGTAAGTTCATCTGCAGCAGAAAGTATCAAAGTTAATTTGTGTTGCTCCCGTGGAGAGGTGGCTGTGCTGAGCCCTGGCTTGGCCGAAATACTTCCGAGGTGTCTCTTCCAGGCACAGGTGAAGCAGTTTGTTGCATGATGCGCATGTGGTGTTTGGTTAGAGCAGAAGCAGGGAAAATGACCTTCCTGATGAGGTACCTGCATGGTTTTTAAACCTTCGCAATGCAGAGGCTCCAGGTCCTGTAGCTTTTACAGTCACTGTCCCTAGGACAGATGTCGTTGTTCCAGAATCTGTGTCCATTCAGAAGTGTGCATCCCCCCCACGTCAGTCAAGAGCTGGATTATGTTAGGTGATGATGTTGTGGATTATTAGGTGATAATGTTGTGGGTGATTATGTTAGGTGGAAGACAACATTTAATTTCACGTGATCGCACAGGTAGTTCAGTGTGCCAAGaaattcctttctcttctgttttaactATCTTGGCTACCTGTGGGTGGggttttcttctgaattatttctgtttaataaacTATCCTTTGTAGTCTCCACAGCGTATaatgccttgctgctgctgagtaCGCTTTGAATTGCACAGCAAAACTGTGGAGCAAAGAAGTTTCCAGGAACACTGGGAGTGGTGTCAGTTTAAGCATTTTAACGTATgttgtttaaagaaataatggTCTCGTTTCCTCGCGCTGAAGTTAGCGTCAGAATGTGCAGCAGTGCAAGCGAGAGGACAGGGCTGGTGTGTGACGTACGAAAAAGGGGACGTGCAATGGGgtggtgtgtctgtgtgtgcagccTCATCCTCCTGCCTTCAGCAGGGTTTCTCCCGGCTCCCTCGCCCAGCTCTCTTCCCGCTACCTTTGCACTACTCAGTGTTAatcatattcctttttttctaagCAGGAAAGGAGCTGCGAGAGGACAATAAAGATTACCAGCAAGTGTTACTGGACGTGCGGCGATCCCTGCGCCGTTTCCCACCAGGTGAGAGGGGATTCTCCTCTTCCCGCTCTGCGGGGGGAAGGTCTGTGCCGTGGGGCTCCTCGTGGCTCAGACCTTACTCGGGGGGTTGCAGTAGGTGATGCTCTGTTGCTCCGAGAGCCTGACTTCTAGAAAGCCTTTTCCTTGTGAGCTTACAGCAGCTTCTTCATGCAGCGCAGCCGTTCTGCGCCTATCGGTTTCCTTCAGCTGCCTGTGCTACAGCTGGTTTTTGATGTGGTTCTTCCAACGTTACGCTTGCCCCTGAGCCCctctgccagcaggcagggaCCGTCAAACAGTTGCAGTGGTTTATTTTAGACCGTGGTCTAGCTCAGGGGCATGGAAAGCAGGTTTGTCAGTGGTTAGAACAATTTCTGGTGTAAAACAGTCTCAAAATGGGGTTCATGCACCAAATTTAAGAGAACTTTGAACCTttagaagcaaaatgtttttgcagttgTTTAGGTCTGATGGGTGGCTGATGCCTTGTTGTgctatttataaaacatttaatcCAGCGACTATCTAACTCTGCAGAGCAGTTGTTATTTCTGGCCAGAATCTGCTTCCCCCTTCTGCggcttttattttatgtaaacagTTGATTCACTCTGATTCTTATTCGAGTGCGGATACCGTGTGCGAGCCTGATTCCTGAAGGGTCTGCTGGTACGGATTTTTTTGCCCTTGAATGGCAGCCTCCTGCCTATTTTTAGACACATTAGTGaagcaggggaaaaggagaacTTTGTCATTGCAGCATCTCCGCTGGGACTTTCTGCTTGGCCTTTGGGCATTTTATCTGTTGACAAGGACTGCCAGAAACTGGCTGCAGCTGTACGTGGCAGGAACAGTGTTTTTCCTGTGACATCCTGTCCCTAAACACATGTTGTTAGCAGGGGACCAATACAAAGTTGTGGCGATGGAGGCCTCGCAATCTGATGCAGTTGGCACAGTTTCTGTGAAAATAGgtcctgtttaattttttctaGAACCCctgggaaattaaaaattattaaactgtcctcAGTAGTGCTGGATGTGCAGCGCAATTCGCTCTTTGCAGCGCTGTACAAACGTCAGTAAACCCTGCTTCCGTCCTCCGCGGTGACTTCCTCTCAGGTAGAGGCACTGCGGCTCAGAAGATTAAACAACCTAAACGGCTTCCCCTGGGCCATCAGGGGCTTGGGGGGCAGGATTAGGGCTCgggatatttttttctgctaccCCTCCCCATTGCACCACATCCCTTGGGATCAGGCGGGTTGGTAAATGCATGGGTCCTCTCCTCGCATACCGCAGCCGCGCTCGCTCCCACAGCACGTGCCGGTAGGTGACGCAGTCCATCCCACCGCCGCCTGCTTCTGTCCCCACAGGGATGCCAGATGACCAGAGGGAAGGTTTGCAGGAGGAGCTCATCGATATTATCCTCCACGTCCTCAAGCGCAACCCCCAGCTGCACTACTACCAGGGCTACCATGACATCGTGGTCACCTTCCTCCTGGTGGTGGGGGACAGACTGGCCACGGCTCTGGTGGAAAAGCTCTCGACGCATCATCTCAGGTACTCACCGGGCTCggctggaggagaggagctgcctgCGTGTCCTCAAGCTGTGGGGATGCCTGTGCCTGTGCAGAAGCCTGCGCAGATGGGGCTGGCCTGTCCCGGAGCAGGGGAGCCTGGAAGGCAGAGCCTTGGGTTAAGGCCAGCTGCCTGTCGTGTCTGTACCCAGAGGGGTGCTGTGAGAGAGCAGCGTGACCACACGATAGGACATGGCTTTGCAGGGAATTGTGCTCTGGGGAAGGGATAATTGAAGGCTGTCAGATTAATTTGTAACATCTCTTGAAGCTGGAAAAGCCAACACGCATGCATTATTCATAGTTCTCTGGCCATCTCTGCTGTCAGGGCCTCTCCAGCTCCTGGGGGCTGGCTCAGCACAGTGCCTCCCACTTAGCCTTGTACAGCCCTGGGCAGCGTGGTCTGTACCGTCCTGAGCCCCAAGTCAAGTGACTCTCCTGTTTGTGCACTGAAATGAGAACAAGCCTTCAGCTGGGGAGTGGTTTGGAGAgattctccctcctctcccagatgGGGAGTTAGGTTTTGGGTGCTGGAAAGGCTTTACAGTTCACACATGCACTGCAGCAAAATAAGAAGTGTCAGCTGACACCAGCGTGATTGTCTGGGTTTTCTGTGCAGATCAGCCCTGTGTGTCCCAGACAAGTAGGAAGGAGGCTGTCCCAAATAGACAGAATtccttggggctgggggccaCCCTGCCAGCAAAGCTGTTTATTGCAAGTACGTTTATTTACCTTCTGGCTGCCTCCCTGAAGGAGAGCTCACTGATGTGGTTGCTTGATGGACCTTCTCTTAAATCTTTCCTCAGGGATTTTATGGACCCAACGATGGATAATACCAAGCACATTTTAAATTACCTGATGCCCATCATAGACCAGGTGAACCCTGAGGTGCATGACTTCATGCAGAGGTACGCAGACGTTCCCTCGGAGCCTCCTAGCTCTGCCCTGCCAGTCTCGCGTTACTGTTCGTGGGGCCGTTTGCACCAACATGTCCCCAGCACCACAGTGGCTTCCTCAGAGTGAGTCAACAGCTGACCCACAGCTAACGGTGACGGTCCAAAGCCATGTGGCACTCTGCTTCTGAGCAGACCCAAACCTGTGCTGCCTGTTTTGAGGGGTTTTACACGGTGCCATCTTCACCCCAGTGGTCTGCAGTCCATATTGGAAAGGCTGGGGGGTTGCAGATGGTGTCATACAAAGCTTCACGTGCCCAGTTTTGTGGCTGGTGTCACCCTGCTGTAGCTTGTTGCTAGTTCTGGGGATAACTCCCAGGTTGTGCAACAGGGACACACAAGCGTAGTCCAGGCAGAATAAAGCAGAAGTGGGAAGGTTCAGTCCAGAGTCCTTTCCTGGGCAAGTGTCTCTGTTACGTTTATGGCCAGGGTGTCTTTGGGTACCAAGCTTGATTAGAAACTCCCAGAAGTTAGTAAGCCTTTAGGGTGGAAAAGAATCTGTAAAGTTGACTGTGCTGCAGGACTTCAGGTGTCCTCAGGTCAGCGTGCCAGACAGTGATGTGGCACGTCACACGTTCAGATTCTCCTGAAAGCAGACCACTTGGACCTCTACTGTGGACCCCACTGGGTGTGACATGAGCAGTGGCAGTGCTGTGCCTTGGGGTTGTATCAGAGGTACAGTTCATGGATCTGGACGGAGCTCTGAATGCTCTGCTGATAGCCAGGTCTGTCTCCCCTTCCAGGCATGCAGGTGTGGCGCAGGGATCGCCCAGGAATATTTCAGCGCTGTTTCCAAGCTGCTGGCAGCGGCTGACCTAACAGCACTTTCTCTCTGTGCAGTGCGGAGGTGGGAACCATCTTTGCTCTCAGCTGGCTGATCACCTGGTTCGGGCACGTTTTGTCTGACTTCAGGCACGTCGTGCGATTATATGACTTCTTCCTGGCTTGCCATCCACTGATGCccatttattttgctgctgtggTAGGTATTGGCTGGAATGGTAGGGGGATCAACTCAACCGTTGCAAGGTGCCGGTAATTTGGGGCTACAGAGGGGGGCTGGCAaacc
Proteins encoded in this region:
- the TBC1D20 gene encoding TBC1 domain family member 20 isoform X4 — protein: MARWSPPRNGGGGHDFDFKKKRKVEEIYQALNSDPIDVAALRRMAISEGGLLMDEIRCKVWPKLLSVNTDDLPPLPGKELREDNKDYQQVLLDVRRSLRRFPPGMPDDQREGLQEELIDIILHVLKRNPQLHYYQGYHDIVVTFLLVVGDRLATALVEKLSTHHLRDFMDPTMDNTKHILNYLMPIIDQVNPEVHDFMQSAEVGTIFALSWLITWFGHVLSDFRHVVRLYDFFLACHPLMPIYFAAVIVLHRQQEVLDCECDMASVHHLLSQIPQDLPYESLISKAGDLFVQFPPSKLAREAAQQQAERTAASTFKDFELASVQQRPDTVLRQRFGEQPRGEERTKSILTKPRTNRFVKLAVMGLTVALGAAALAVVKSALEWAPKFELQIFP
- the TBC1D20 gene encoding TBC1 domain family member 20 isoform X1, which codes for MQCGIVSFLSSSGNAPMSYFDFKKKRKVEEIYQALNSDPIDVAALRRMAISEGGLLMDEIRCKVWPKLLSVNTDDLPPLPGKELREDNKDYQQVLLDVRRSLRRFPPGMPDDQREGLQEELIDIILHVLKRNPQLHYYQGYHDIVVTFLLVVGDRLATALVEKLSTHHLRDFMDPTMDNTKHILNYLMPIIDQVNPEVHDFMQSAEVGTIFALSWLITWFGHVLSDFRHVVRLYDFFLACHPLMPIYFAAVIVLHRQQEVLDCECDMASVHHLLSQIPQDLPYESLISKAGDLFVQFPPSKLAREAAQQQAERTAASTFKDFELASVQQRPDTVLRQRFGEQPRGEERTKSILTKPRTNRFVKLAVMGLTVALGAAALAVVKSALEWAPKFELQIFP
- the TBC1D20 gene encoding TBC1 domain family member 20 isoform X3, yielding MARWSPPRNGGGGHGKELREDNKDYQQVLLDVRRSLRRFPPGMPDDQREGLQEELIDIILHVLKRNPQLHYYQGYHDIVVTFLLVVGDRLATALVEKLSTHHLRDFMDPTMDNTKHILNYLMPIIDQVNPEVHDFMQSAEVGTIFALSWLITWFGHVLSDFRHVVRLYDFFLACHPLMPIYFAAVIVLHRQQEVLDCECDMASVHHLLSQIPQDLPYESLISKAGDLFVQFPPSKLAREAAQQQAERTAASTFKDFELASVQQRPDTVLRQRFGEQPRGEERTKSILTKPRTNRFVKLAVMGLTVALGAAALAVVKSALEWAPKFELQIFP
- the TBC1D20 gene encoding TBC1 domain family member 20 isoform X2 — protein: MAISEGGLLMDEIRCKVWPKLLSVNTDDLPPLPGKELREDNKDYQQVLLDVRRSLRRFPPGMPDDQREGLQEELIDIILHVLKRNPQLHYYQGYHDIVVTFLLVVGDRLATALVEKLSTHHLRDFMDPTMDNTKHILNYLMPIIDQVNPEVHDFMQSAEVGTIFALSWLITWFGHVLSDFRHVVRLYDFFLACHPLMPIYFAAVIVLHRQQEVLDCECDMASVHHLLSQIPQDLPYESLISKAGDLFVQFPPSKLAREAAQQQAERTAASTFKDFELASVQQRPDTVLRQRFGEQPRGEERTKSILTKPRTNRFVKLAVMGLTVALGAAALAVVKSALEWAPKFELQIFP